The following proteins are co-located in the uncultured Tolumonas sp. genome:
- a CDS encoding TetR family transcriptional regulator codes for MTISSKNEFCRARTEEQRQQRRTHILGITKEMLQDRRLADLSFNEIAKRVGLAKSNIMRYFDSRESILLTLLLAEYDDWVKEVEYALENRNNTPPVELLSEVLSSTIMARSLMCELLSAAPMVLEHNVSTEEIIKFKLSIQTSIRRLMTIISSYLGEWDAIKTGIFVSEFHACVTHTWSLVNPSPALKTAYITCPDIAVLSFPAHIVVRETIATLIVGLNYRQPNWDANSHFKK; via the coding sequence ATGACAATTTCCAGTAAAAACGAATTTTGCAGAGCCAGAACAGAAGAACAACGTCAGCAACGACGAACACATATCCTTGGGATAACAAAAGAAATGCTTCAAGATCGTCGTTTGGCTGATCTTAGTTTCAATGAAATTGCAAAACGTGTTGGTCTTGCTAAATCTAATATCATGCGTTATTTCGATTCACGCGAGTCCATACTACTCACATTGCTCTTAGCGGAATACGATGACTGGGTCAAAGAAGTTGAATATGCTCTAGAAAACAGAAATAACACGCCCCCTGTTGAACTCTTGTCCGAAGTGCTTTCAAGTACCATTATGGCTCGTTCATTGATGTGTGAACTTCTGAGTGCGGCACCAATGGTGTTGGAACACAATGTTTCGACAGAGGAAATCATCAAATTTAAACTATCTATACAAACCTCTATTCGCAGGCTAATGACTATAATCTCCTCTTATTTAGGTGAGTGGGATGCAATAAAAACGGGTATTTTTGTTAGTGAATTTCACGCCTGCGTGACGCATACCTGGTCTCTAGTCAATCCGTCACCTGCGCTGAAGACCGCATATATAACCTGTCCAGATATTGCAGTTTTGTCTTTTCCGGCACATATAGTGGTAAGAGAGACAATTGCTACGCTGATTGTCGGATTGAACTATCGGCAACCGAATTGGGATGCCAACTCACA
- a CDS encoding SDR family oxidoreductase: MNKNVIVIIGAGAIGVAIARRQGAGKQILLADYSEQNLQNAKTTLEDAGHEVSVRLVDVSKREQVKALAIHASALGSVLQVVHTAGLSPVQASPEAILKVDLYGTAVVLDEFANVIASGGAGLVVSSMAGYMFPIQDAQQQALLTTPTEELLQLPFITAIQDSGYAYGMSKKANQLHIQRAAATSWGDKGARVNSISPGIILTPLARDEMSGPGKDIYQKMVDQCAAKRVGTVDEIAATANFMLERDSAFMTGADLLIDGGVIAAMRTGRISLLG; encoded by the coding sequence ATGAATAAAAATGTAATAGTAATTATTGGTGCTGGTGCAATTGGTGTCGCTATCGCCCGTAGACAAGGTGCTGGCAAACAGATCCTGTTAGCTGATTACAGCGAGCAAAATCTGCAAAATGCCAAAACCACTCTCGAAGACGCAGGTCATGAAGTAAGTGTCCGACTAGTAGATGTATCCAAAAGAGAGCAAGTAAAAGCTCTTGCTATACATGCATCAGCGCTAGGCTCTGTGTTACAAGTCGTTCACACAGCGGGTTTATCTCCAGTTCAAGCATCACCGGAAGCTATTTTAAAGGTTGATTTATATGGGACTGCTGTTGTCTTAGATGAGTTTGCTAATGTGATTGCTTCTGGTGGCGCAGGACTGGTTGTCTCTAGCATGGCTGGTTACATGTTTCCAATTCAAGATGCGCAGCAGCAAGCTTTGTTAACGACACCCACTGAAGAACTGTTGCAACTTCCTTTCATTACAGCCATTCAAGACTCTGGTTATGCTTATGGAATGTCGAAGAAAGCTAATCAGTTACACATTCAGCGTGCCGCAGCCACCTCGTGGGGAGATAAAGGCGCTCGTGTTAACTCAATCAGTCCAGGCATTATCCTTACACCATTGGCAAGAGATGAGATGAGTGGCCCAGGCAAAGATATTTATCAGAAAATGGTAGATCAATGTGCAGCTAAACGTGTAGGTACTGTGGATGAGATTGCTGCTACTGCGAATTTCATGCTGGAGCGTGACAGCGCATTTATGACTGGAGCTGATCTGTTAATTGATGGCGGTGTAATTGCCGCAATGCGCACTGGACGTATTTCTCTTCTTGGGTAA
- the fliB gene encoding flagellin lysine-N-methylase: MSDLLEIIEPQYFSGFKCIASDCPDSCCIGWDVVIDEETYNKYKSCDIDILKESFRNNIVRNENNIGISNYIPYAFVKLNNNACSFLTGERLCFIQKNLSESFLSQTCSTYPRVINVVDSVLERYLCVSCPEAARLVLLNKDPIRLINAGYSEKNINNYRVNTLHTRGNDKYLFFKESRQFCIDLMQNRMFTVWQRLLVMGEFCLALDLINHEDRMADIECVIADFNKPFINDLLKKFDSYDSDHTSQLQAVKILLDYSLNDRFISDRYREYVNKFEQGLYLTGDYLFQNSVVEYKNAYFKYYSPLMIEHDYVFENYIVNHMLKEIFPHVSHSNGLTANYSIYDKYILLVLQVAMTKSLLIGISGYYNEKFSIEHVVNVIQVFTKNISHNQIYLHQALEFIKAAKMDNIEGVMTLIKNTCL; encoded by the coding sequence ATGAGTGACTTGCTTGAAATAATTGAACCACAATATTTTAGTGGTTTTAAATGTATAGCTTCCGATTGTCCAGATAGTTGTTGTATTGGTTGGGACGTTGTTATTGATGAAGAAACCTATAATAAATACAAATCATGTGACATCGATATTTTGAAAGAATCATTTCGTAATAATATTGTTCGCAATGAGAATAATATCGGGATTTCAAATTACATTCCTTATGCTTTTGTAAAGTTAAATAATAATGCATGCTCATTTCTTACTGGTGAAAGATTGTGTTTTATTCAAAAAAATCTATCAGAAAGTTTTTTATCACAAACTTGCTCAACCTATCCGCGAGTCATTAATGTTGTAGATAGTGTTTTAGAACGATACCTATGTGTATCCTGTCCTGAAGCAGCTAGACTTGTCCTTTTAAATAAAGATCCTATTCGGTTAATCAATGCTGGTTATAGTGAAAAAAACATTAATAATTATAGAGTGAATACATTGCACACAAGGGGAAATGACAAATATCTGTTCTTCAAAGAGAGTAGACAATTTTGCATTGATTTAATGCAAAATAGAATGTTTACAGTATGGCAGAGGCTGCTCGTCATGGGCGAATTTTGCTTGGCTTTAGATTTGATTAACCATGAAGATAGAATGGCTGATATTGAGTGCGTAATTGCTGATTTTAATAAGCCATTCATTAATGATTTATTAAAAAAATTCGATAGTTATGATTCAGATCATACCTCTCAGCTTCAGGCAGTAAAAATACTTCTTGATTATAGTCTTAATGACCGTTTCATAAGCGATAGATATCGTGAATATGTCAATAAGTTTGAGCAAGGGTTATATTTGACGGGAGATTATTTATTTCAGAATTCGGTTGTGGAATATAAAAATGCTTACTTTAAGTATTATAGCCCTCTCATGATTGAGCATGACTATGTTTTTGAAAATTATATCGTCAATCATATGCTGAAAGAAATATTTCCTCATGTTTCCCATAGTAATGGACTAACTGCAAATTATTCTATTTATGATAAGTACATTTTACTTGTTTTGCAGGTGGCTATGACAAAATCATTATTAATTGGAATTTCAGGCTACTATAATGAAAAATTCTCTATTGAACATGTAGTTAATGTTATCCAGGTTTTTACGAAAAATATAAGTCACAATCAAATATACCTCCATCAAGCTCTTGAATTTATAAAAGCGGCTAAAATGGATAATATTGAGGGAGTGATGACGTTAATTAAAAACACATGCCTTTAA
- a CDS encoding methyl-accepting chemotaxis protein produces MNISHKLTLLITIGFVGCIGINIISLSRINVINDGMRGVIDNTLPSFNALNEANIRFLEARIAIRNHVTDTSADKKKIDEQKFSEKMKATNKSFSAYEQLISDEQDRQLFLKAKNAAESYEKQSAVVLDYSRQNKTAEALNELTILAKIADEVSTTIADDVQYNYKLAKDVDTSGKDNYEGAKWILFFSTLAITGFLVLTGWFIYRQISRGLHSANSTIARIEDTLDFTLRAEVSGSDEISNMLKAFNQLISKMQNNLRELLSGAEQVSISASQLQQSAIKVSEGSGSQNTSTSHMAASVEEMTVSINHVADQAKSTSDQSSEVGHKAEAGQEVISHTVNNIHAIAEAVDKAAEDIKQLEAKGREIESVINIIRAVAEQTNLLALNAAIEAARAGEQGRGFAVVADEVRTLAARTATSTKEIGDIITSIQNVSASAVKRMQEATEKVVQGVEGASQANDTMEEICRVAAESVSLVADISHAIREQGAATNSIAQQVENVAQMVDENTQAANETADLANELTEISDNMKKVVNAYRL; encoded by the coding sequence ATGAATATTTCTCATAAATTAACTTTATTAATTACGATAGGTTTTGTGGGTTGTATTGGTATAAACATAATTAGTCTTTCACGCATAAACGTTATCAATGACGGAATGCGTGGTGTTATTGACAACACACTACCAAGTTTTAATGCACTTAATGAAGCCAATATACGGTTTCTAGAAGCAAGAATAGCCATTAGAAATCATGTTACAGATACTTCTGCGGATAAAAAGAAGATTGATGAACAAAAATTTTCTGAAAAAATGAAAGCCACAAATAAGTCATTTTCGGCTTATGAGCAACTAATTAGCGATGAGCAAGATCGCCAGCTATTTCTCAAAGCAAAGAATGCAGCAGAATCTTATGAAAAACAGTCAGCAGTTGTTTTAGATTATTCCCGACAGAATAAGACAGCAGAGGCTTTGAATGAATTAACTATTTTAGCTAAGATCGCAGACGAAGTATCCACAACTATTGCTGATGATGTGCAATATAACTATAAGCTGGCGAAAGATGTTGATACTTCCGGTAAAGATAATTATGAAGGTGCAAAGTGGATCCTTTTCTTCTCTACACTGGCTATTACGGGATTTCTGGTATTAACAGGTTGGTTTATTTATCGTCAGATCAGCCGTGGACTACATTCTGCTAATTCAACAATTGCACGCATTGAAGATACTTTAGATTTCACTTTACGTGCAGAGGTGAGTGGTAGTGATGAAATCAGCAATATGCTGAAAGCATTTAATCAGTTGATCAGTAAAATGCAGAATAACTTGCGTGAGTTACTAAGTGGGGCTGAACAAGTGTCTATCAGTGCCTCGCAGCTACAGCAATCAGCTATCAAAGTATCTGAAGGTTCAGGTTCACAAAATACATCGACCTCACACATGGCGGCTTCCGTTGAGGAAATGACCGTTAGTATTAATCATGTTGCTGATCAGGCAAAATCAACCAGCGATCAATCTAGTGAAGTAGGTCATAAGGCTGAAGCAGGACAAGAAGTTATTTCTCATACGGTCAATAATATCCATGCAATCGCTGAAGCAGTGGATAAAGCAGCGGAAGACATCAAGCAACTAGAAGCGAAAGGGCGTGAAATTGAATCTGTCATTAATATCATTCGTGCTGTGGCAGAACAAACCAACTTGTTAGCACTGAATGCAGCAATTGAAGCAGCGCGTGCCGGTGAGCAAGGGCGTGGATTTGCTGTTGTTGCTGATGAGGTTCGCACACTGGCGGCAAGAACAGCAACCTCGACCAAAGAAATCGGCGATATCATCACCTCGATCCAGAATGTATCTGCTTCTGCGGTGAAACGCATGCAAGAAGCGACAGAAAAAGTAGTTCAAGGCGTTGAAGGCGCGAGTCAGGCTAATGACACCATGGAAGAAATATGTCGTGTAGCAGCCGAAAGTGTCTCATTGGTTGCGGATATCTCGCATGCTATTCGTGAACAAGGCGCTGCCACTAATTCCATTGCTCAACAAGTAGAAAATGTTGCTCAAATGGTGGATGAAAACACACAGGCTGCCAATGAAACAGCTGATTTAGCGAATGAGTTAACTGAAATTTCTGACAATATGAAAAAGGTGGTTAACGCGTATAGATTGTAG
- a CDS encoding group II intron maturase-specific domain-containing protein → MSPTLMLLTLAGLEKLVKSIARKTGDKLHFIGYADDFVITGILQEVLLNEVKPQLIGFLQERGLTLSEEKTHITHINDSFDFLGFNLRKYKGKLLIKPSKSNVLSFLSNLSELIRKHATTSVNDLIQILNSKLRGWANYYRHCVAKRIFGYVVHQLFWLLWLWAVRHHPTKNKDWVRRKYYMNSRGEWQFHGWQKIANMNCHFNLVQRA, encoded by the coding sequence ATCTCCCCAACGCTGATGTTACTGACACTGGCTGGTTTAGAAAAACTGGTCAAGTCGATAGCGCGTAAAACTGGCGATAAGCTCCACTTTATCGGATACGCAGATGATTTTGTGATCACAGGAATTTTGCAAGAAGTCCTGCTGAACGAAGTCAAACCGCAGCTCATTGGTTTTCTACAAGAAAGGGGCTTAACACTTTCTGAAGAGAAAACGCATATCACCCACATTAATGATAGTTTTGATTTTCTGGGGTTCAATCTCAGAAAGTACAAGGGCAAACTGCTGATCAAACCCAGCAAGAGCAATGTACTGTCATTCTTGAGCAATTTGAGCGAACTCATCAGAAAACACGCAACTACGTCAGTAAACGATCTGATTCAAATATTGAATTCGAAGCTGAGAGGTTGGGCGAATTATTATCGTCATTGTGTGGCAAAGCGAATTTTCGGTTATGTAGTCCATCAACTTTTCTGGTTGTTATGGCTATGGGCGGTAAGACATCACCCAACGAAAAACAAAGACTGGGTACGTCGAAAATACTACATGAACAGCAGAGGTGAATGGCAATTTCACGGTTGGCAGAAAATCGCCAATATGAATTGTCACTTTAATCTGGTTCAGAGAGCTTAA
- a CDS encoding SLC13 family permease, translating to MPAIAPLAWYGALFGLFLAIVLILKKFNPVYSLFFGAICGAIIGGADLPQIVTMLTTGTQSVMGTVIRVLAAGILAGVMMESGAAETIADTIVKKFGESKAIIALALATMIITSIGVFIPVAVLIVAPIALSVGNKIGVSKIGLLLALSGGGKAGNIISPNPNAIAAANGFHISLSDVMIAGYSAAAVGLIVTIIIASIIKHKGVQVTDHEVAQLGSHEVKKELPPLNKAIIAPIVAITLLMVNPIGSILHIPELAKMKLDAMYVLPLAGIIGLFAMGMKNKIVAYSSIGLDRMTPTVLILIGAGAIAGLIAASDLSAQVVHIIEVAGISGTFLAPISGILMAGATASTSTGVILATGTFGNAISHVGISSVAAAVMVHTGATVIDALPHGTYFHVTANSMNMSIKQRMSIFPYEVIVGGSMTLLATILYGFILK from the coding sequence ATGCCTGCTATCGCTCCATTAGCTTGGTACGGCGCATTGTTCGGATTATTTCTGGCAATAGTTCTGATACTGAAAAAATTTAACCCAGTTTATTCCTTATTCTTTGGCGCAATTTGTGGTGCAATAATTGGTGGTGCTGATCTACCTCAAATCGTAACAATGCTTACGACTGGAACTCAAAGTGTTATGGGTACGGTAATTCGTGTTCTCGCAGCAGGTATTTTAGCTGGTGTAATGATGGAATCAGGTGCAGCAGAAACGATTGCAGATACAATAGTTAAAAAATTTGGTGAAAGTAAAGCAATAATTGCATTGGCTTTAGCCACCATGATTATAACCTCTATAGGGGTTTTTATTCCAGTAGCAGTTCTAATTGTTGCACCAATTGCATTGTCTGTTGGCAATAAAATTGGTGTATCAAAAATTGGACTATTACTTGCGTTGTCTGGTGGTGGAAAAGCAGGAAATATTATTTCTCCTAACCCAAATGCAATTGCGGCAGCTAATGGCTTTCACATTAGTTTAAGTGATGTAATGATTGCCGGTTATTCAGCGGCAGCAGTTGGATTAATTGTTACAATAATAATTGCTAGCATTATTAAGCATAAAGGAGTTCAAGTCACTGATCACGAAGTCGCTCAGCTTGGATCTCATGAAGTAAAAAAAGAATTGCCACCATTAAATAAAGCGATTATAGCTCCTATAGTTGCAATTACTTTACTAATGGTTAACCCGATTGGCTCAATTCTTCATATTCCTGAATTAGCAAAAATGAAATTGGATGCAATGTATGTACTGCCACTGGCAGGAATCATTGGGCTGTTTGCTATGGGAATGAAAAATAAAATTGTTGCTTATTCATCAATTGGTTTAGACCGTATGACTCCAACAGTTTTGATATTAATTGGAGCAGGAGCCATTGCCGGATTAATTGCTGCATCAGATTTATCAGCACAGGTTGTTCATATCATAGAAGTAGCCGGAATTTCAGGTACTTTCTTGGCTCCAATCTCAGGAATATTAATGGCTGGTGCAACAGCATCGACATCAACAGGTGTTATTCTTGCTACTGGCACATTCGGTAATGCGATTTCTCATGTTGGTATTTCATCGGTTGCGGCGGCGGTTATGGTGCATACAGGCGCAACTGTAATTGATGCTTTACCTCACGGGACTTATTTTCATGTAACAGCAAATAGTATGAATATGTCAATTAAGCAACGTATGTCTATATTCCCATATGAAGTAATAGTCGGTGGCTCAATGACTCTTTTAGCAACAATTCTATATGGTTTTATTCTTAAGTAA
- a CDS encoding glycerate kinase has protein sequence MKSKKTFVLAPDSFKESMTAKEVCLAMESGLKKIFPDANYIHVPMADGGEGTVQSLVDATNGSIRSITVTGPLGKPVEASYGIMGCGQIGVIEMAAASGIHFVNAETKNPLKTTTYGTGQLIKDCLDQGIKKIILGIGGSATNDGGAGMAMALGVKFYDKSGSEIGFGGGELNKINAIDMSCFDNRLNEVELIVACDVTNPLCGEHGASAVFGPQKGATPEMVEALDRNLSHYANIINNQLSRNVADIPGAGAAGGMGAGLMAFTKCQLKRGIDIVVEYTGLREKLANADLCFTGEGRIDFQTKFGKTPFGVAQVAKEKNIPVIAVSGCIGAGVDILHDEGIDAIFGIIPNASSIDALLKNGAINMERACENIGRLLKVAMV, from the coding sequence ATGAAATCAAAAAAAACATTTGTTCTTGCTCCTGACTCTTTTAAAGAAAGTATGACAGCAAAAGAAGTATGCTTAGCTATGGAATCTGGTCTTAAAAAGATTTTCCCTGATGCGAATTATATTCATGTGCCTATGGCTGACGGTGGAGAGGGTACTGTTCAATCTTTAGTCGATGCTACTAATGGAAGCATTAGGTCAATTACAGTTACAGGACCATTAGGTAAACCTGTCGAAGCTAGTTACGGAATTATGGGGTGTGGACAAATTGGTGTTATTGAAATGGCTGCTGCTAGTGGTATTCATTTTGTTAATGCTGAAACAAAAAACCCGCTGAAAACGACAACTTATGGAACAGGCCAATTAATTAAAGATTGTTTAGATCAAGGTATTAAAAAAATCATTCTAGGCATCGGAGGTAGTGCCACAAATGATGGTGGTGCTGGTATGGCAATGGCCTTGGGGGTTAAGTTTTATGATAAGAGCGGTTCTGAAATTGGTTTTGGTGGTGGTGAGCTAAATAAGATAAACGCCATCGACATGTCATGTTTTGATAACAGATTAAATGAAGTTGAATTGATTGTTGCGTGTGACGTAACTAATCCTCTGTGTGGTGAACATGGTGCATCAGCTGTGTTTGGTCCACAGAAAGGTGCTACACCAGAAATGGTAGAGGCGTTAGATAGAAATCTGTCTCATTATGCAAACATCATTAATAATCAATTATCTCGTAATGTTGCAGATATTCCTGGTGCAGGAGCAGCTGGCGGTATGGGGGCTGGATTGATGGCATTCACTAAATGTCAGTTAAAACGAGGTATTGATATCGTTGTTGAATATACTGGATTAAGAGAGAAACTAGCTAATGCAGATCTCTGTTTTACTGGTGAGGGACGTATTGATTTCCAAACTAAATTTGGTAAGACTCCATTTGGAGTTGCTCAAGTAGCCAAAGAGAAAAATATTCCAGTCATTGCAGTTTCTGGTTGTATCGGTGCCGGAGTTGATATTTTACATGATGAAGGTATAGATGCCATTTTTGGAATTATTCCAAACGCTAGCTCTATTGATGCGTTGTTAAAAAATGGAGCCATAAACATGGAGCGTGCGTGTGAAAATATTGGGCGATTATTAAAAGTTGCAATGGTTTAA
- the pyk gene encoding pyruvate kinase: MNSLRRTKIVATLGPATDSISTLERVISAGANVLRFNFSHGTAEEHVNRAEIVRNIARDNNKYVAILGDLQGPKIRISTFKEGKEFLNVGEKFILDTDLPKGMGDKSRVGVDYKDLINDINSDDILLIDDGRIRLKVLEINSHEIITNVLVGGAISNNKGINKLGGGLSADALTEKDKNDILTAAKMNVDYLAVSFPRSANDLNLARSLINAAGCNAKIVAKVERAEVVATDEAIDDIIMASDVIMVARGDLGVEIGDYELAGVQKKLIKRARQLNKVVITATQMMESMINNSMPTRAEVLDVANAVLDGTDAVMLSAETAAGNFPIATVSTMNDVCQGAEKIPSINVSQHRLNRTFDTIEEATALSAMYTANHLDGVKGVIALTETGLTPLLMSRISSGLPIYALSNNEKTLSQVSLYRGVIPVMFNDDYSDFEVKAVRLLISKGYLNAGDKAVITHSGRGFDCGSSNLCRIITVN, encoded by the coding sequence ATGAATTCATTAAGACGTACAAAAATTGTTGCAACGTTAGGTCCCGCGACAGATTCCATTTCTACCTTAGAAAGAGTTATTTCAGCTGGTGCTAATGTTCTAAGGTTTAACTTTTCGCATGGTACGGCAGAGGAACATGTTAATAGAGCTGAAATTGTTCGTAATATTGCGCGAGACAATAATAAATATGTTGCTATATTAGGTGATCTTCAAGGTCCTAAAATTAGAATTTCAACCTTTAAAGAGGGAAAGGAGTTCTTAAATGTAGGCGAGAAATTTATTCTTGATACTGATTTACCCAAGGGAATGGGAGATAAGAGTAGAGTCGGTGTTGATTATAAAGATCTTATTAATGATATTAATTCTGATGATATTTTGTTAATTGATGATGGTAGAATCAGACTCAAAGTTTTAGAGATAAACTCACATGAGATTATTACTAATGTATTGGTCGGTGGAGCCATATCAAATAATAAAGGTATTAATAAGTTAGGCGGTGGCTTATCTGCTGATGCTTTAACTGAAAAAGATAAGAATGATATTCTAACAGCAGCAAAAATGAATGTGGATTATTTGGCTGTTTCATTTCCTCGATCAGCTAATGATTTAAATCTTGCTCGTTCATTGATTAACGCCGCTGGTTGTAATGCAAAAATTGTTGCAAAGGTTGAACGAGCTGAAGTAGTCGCAACTGATGAGGCTATCGATGACATCATTATGGCTTCAGATGTGATAATGGTTGCTAGAGGCGATTTAGGTGTTGAAATTGGCGACTATGAACTTGCTGGTGTTCAAAAAAAATTAATTAAGCGTGCAAGGCAACTCAATAAAGTTGTTATAACTGCAACACAGATGATGGAGTCAATGATAAATAACTCCATGCCAACCAGAGCTGAAGTATTAGACGTAGCAAATGCTGTTTTAGATGGCACCGATGCGGTCATGCTATCGGCTGAAACAGCAGCAGGAAATTTTCCAATTGCAACTGTTTCAACCATGAATGACGTTTGTCAGGGTGCAGAGAAAATTCCTAGCATAAATGTCTCACAGCACCGATTGAATCGAACATTCGACACAATTGAAGAGGCAACAGCTTTGTCTGCAATGTATACGGCAAACCATCTGGACGGGGTCAAAGGCGTTATTGCTTTGACTGAGACGGGTTTAACACCATTATTGATGTCTCGAATCAGCTCTGGTTTGCCTATTTACGCTTTGTCAAATAACGAAAAAACGTTATCACAAGTCTCATTGTACCGTGGAGTAATTCCAGTGATGTTTAATGATGATTATTCTGATTTCGAGGTAAAAGCTGTTCGATTACTGATCTCAAAAGGCTATTTGAATGCAGGAGATAAAGCTGTGATTACACACAGTGGAAGAGGATTTGATTGCGGCTCATCAAATTTATGTCGTATTATCACTGTTAATTAA
- a CDS encoding sugar diacid recognition domain-containing protein: MSTFLDSHLARMIVEKTMSVIDFNVNIMDEFGIIIWSGDLERIGQRHEGALLVLSQQRIVNIDENSLKTLKGVKPGVNIPLWVGNEIVGVLGLTGNPEQLHHYGALVAKIAEMIIEQARMQQSFEQNSRLREELALSLIRNRTYSNNIVDLSNTLDIDLKKHRLVIIGEVSSGQLGVTTAISELKALLNHVEDLTEDDLIAIVSLTEIVILKSIKYTDSKKEFYSLKNKYINLAKRINESLNIKINFAIGNYIDGDGGIYESYQTAKSTLKVGKRRLSEDGCFSYFDLEFPVLVDALGGGWQGMRLLEPIQKIKEKDTNGTLYKTLIYWFNNNTSPTITSEKLYIHRNTLEYRLKRVSELTNLDLSNFEDKLMLYISFQLDVG, from the coding sequence ATGTCTACATTTTTAGATTCGCATTTAGCCAGAATGATTGTTGAAAAGACAATGAGTGTTATTGACTTTAACGTAAACATTATGGATGAATTTGGAATCATAATATGGAGCGGTGATCTCGAACGCATTGGCCAAAGACATGAAGGTGCTTTACTCGTTTTGTCGCAACAACGCATAGTTAATATTGACGAAAATTCATTGAAAACATTAAAAGGGGTAAAGCCTGGAGTTAACATCCCATTGTGGGTTGGAAATGAAATTGTTGGAGTGCTTGGTTTAACTGGCAATCCAGAACAACTACATCACTATGGCGCTCTTGTTGCCAAGATTGCTGAAATGATTATTGAGCAAGCAAGAATGCAGCAATCTTTTGAGCAAAACTCTCGTTTACGTGAAGAGTTAGCATTAAGTTTAATTAGAAATAGAACTTATTCTAATAACATCGTTGATTTATCCAATACATTAGATATTGATTTAAAAAAACATCGTCTGGTTATAATCGGAGAGGTTAGCAGTGGACAGCTTGGTGTTACAACTGCTATCTCTGAACTTAAAGCGCTTCTAAATCATGTCGAAGATTTGACTGAAGATGATTTGATTGCTATCGTTTCATTAACTGAAATTGTGATACTTAAATCAATTAAATATACTGATAGCAAAAAAGAGTTTTACTCATTAAAAAACAAATACATTAATCTTGCCAAGCGAATAAATGAATCATTAAATATTAAAATTAATTTTGCCATTGGTAATTATATTGACGGCGATGGAGGAATATATGAATCTTATCAAACTGCGAAATCAACACTAAAAGTTGGGAAAAGAAGATTATCTGAAGACGGTTGCTTTAGTTATTTTGATTTGGAGTTTCCTGTATTGGTTGATGCTTTAGGGGGGGGGTGGCAGGGAATGCGACTCCTTGAACCGATACAGAAAATAAAAGAAAAAGATACTAATGGTACTCTCTACAAAACTCTGATTTATTGGTTCAATAACAACACATCACCAACAATTACCTCAGAAAAACTGTATATTCATCGTAATACATTAGAGTATAGACTGAAAAGAGTTTCAGAATTAACCAATTTAGATTTAAGTAACTTTGAAGACAAATTAATGCTTTATATTTCTTTTCAGCTTGATGTTGGTTGA